In Urechidicola croceus, a single window of DNA contains:
- a CDS encoding GlcG/HbpS family heme-binding protein, whose protein sequence is MNITLSQAENIIAIAQKKSKSIDTKMNIAVVDSGANLVAFVRMDGAWLGSLDISIKKAKTARYFDMNTGIIGSLSQPGGSLYNIEHSNGGLITFPGGVPIKNKNGVIIGAIGVSGSTVENDHAVAEAGAEAL, encoded by the coding sequence ATGAATATCACATTATCACAAGCAGAAAACATTATTGCTATTGCCCAGAAAAAATCTAAAAGTATTGATACTAAAATGAATATTGCAGTAGTAGATTCTGGAGCAAATCTCGTTGCATTTGTCAGAATGGATGGTGCATGGTTAGGATCATTAGATATTTCAATTAAAAAAGCAAAAACAGCAAGATATTTTGATATGAATACTGGTATTATTGGTAGTCTTTCACAACCTGGTGGTTCGTTATATAATATTGAGCATTCAAATGGTGGATTAATAACATTCCCTGGTGGTGTGCCAATTAAAAATAAAAATGGAGTTATTATTGGAGCAATTGGTGTAAGTGGAAGTACTGTTGAAAATGATCATGCAGTTGCTGAGGCTGGAGCCGAAGCTCTTTAA
- a CDS encoding VWA domain-containing protein — MLLLLINPKIEQEEIETIKPKLVVAVDNSSSIKYFDEQTKVIDFVEDLKLNKEINNKFDIDYFSFSGDIEPLDSLKFNKLQTNISKPFKQFAELYKNTIAPVILISDGNQTLGADYEYLNYKQPVFPVVVGDTTYHSDLRITQLNVNRYTYLNNKFPVELFFNYDGENSISSNFSIYKGNLKVFSKNLSFSKTQSSQNISFHLPANETGIHYYTAKIEPIINEKNTINNSKNFVVEVIDEQAKILILTSFLHPDIGSLKESIESNKQRKVVIKRIGSELNLEEYQLVILYQPTKAFNAIFKELEIQKLNSFIITGSKTDWNFLNLVQSNFSRNVINQKENYNPVFNNAFSTFVTEDIGFNEFSPVLDAFGEVNFKIPYESLLFQKIGNYSTEKPLLATYENNDRRGAVLFGENSWRWRMTSKLESQSYIDYDNFISKIVQYLSSNNQTKRLYIDYNAFYFSNDEIKIIANYMDKNYMFDSNASLWLTLKNRGTNAVKRYPFSLNGNSYAVVLSGLKNDDYDFSVTVENQNVLEKGSFKILEYDVEQQFTNANVSKLSKISQKSDGSIYFINDSKSVIENFISDQRFKSIQKTQTKYNSLIDWKWLLGLIVVSLSIEWFIRKYKGLI, encoded by the coding sequence TTGTTACTGTTATTAATTAATCCAAAAATTGAACAAGAAGAAATAGAAACTATAAAACCAAAATTGGTTGTTGCTGTTGATAATTCTTCTTCAATAAAATATTTTGATGAACAAACTAAAGTTATTGATTTTGTTGAGGATTTAAAATTGAATAAAGAGATTAATAATAAATTTGATATTGATTATTTTTCTTTTTCCGGTGATATTGAGCCATTAGATTCTTTAAAGTTTAATAAACTCCAAACGAATATTTCAAAACCGTTTAAACAATTTGCAGAGTTATATAAAAACACAATTGCTCCAGTAATTTTAATATCCGATGGTAATCAAACTTTAGGGGCTGATTATGAATATTTAAATTATAAACAACCAGTATTTCCAGTTGTGGTTGGAGATACAACATATCATTCTGATTTGAGAATTACTCAATTAAATGTAAACAGATATACTTATTTAAATAATAAATTTCCGGTAGAGTTATTTTTCAATTATGATGGTGAAAACTCAATATCAAGTAATTTCTCAATTTATAAAGGAAATCTGAAAGTATTTAGTAAGAATTTAAGTTTTTCAAAAACACAGAGTTCACAAAATATTTCATTTCATTTACCAGCGAATGAAACAGGAATTCATTATTACACTGCTAAGATTGAACCTATAATCAATGAGAAAAACACAATCAATAATTCTAAGAATTTTGTTGTAGAAGTTATTGATGAGCAGGCTAAAATATTAATACTTACATCTTTTTTACATCCTGATATAGGTTCTTTAAAAGAATCTATTGAAAGTAACAAACAACGAAAAGTTGTCATTAAAAGAATTGGATCAGAATTAAATCTTGAAGAATATCAATTGGTTATACTTTATCAACCAACAAAAGCCTTTAATGCTATTTTTAAAGAATTAGAAATTCAAAAACTGAATTCGTTCATTATAACTGGTTCAAAGACAGATTGGAATTTTTTAAATTTAGTACAATCAAATTTTTCTAGAAATGTAATAAATCAAAAAGAAAATTACAATCCAGTTTTTAACAATGCATTTAGTACGTTCGTTACTGAAGATATTGGTTTTAATGAGTTTTCTCCTGTATTAGATGCTTTTGGTGAAGTGAATTTTAAAATTCCATATGAGAGCTTGTTGTTTCAGAAAATAGGTAATTATTCTACAGAAAAACCATTATTGGCAACCTATGAAAATAATGATAGGAGAGGTGCGGTATTATTTGGTGAGAATAGTTGGAGGTGGCGAATGACTTCTAAACTTGAGAGTCAGTCATATATAGATTATGATAATTTTATATCCAAAATTGTACAATATTTATCTTCTAATAATCAAACTAAAAGACTTTATATAGATTATAATGCATTTTATTTTTCCAATGATGAAATTAAAATTATAGCAAATTACATGGATAAAAACTACATGTTTGATTCTAATGCATCATTATGGTTAACACTTAAAAATAGAGGTACTAATGCTGTAAAACGATATCCATTTTCATTAAATGGTAATAGTTATGCAGTTGTATTATCTGGCTTAAAAAATGATGATTATGATTTTAGCGTTACAGTTGAGAACCAAAACGTTTTAGAAAAAGGAAGTTTTAAAATTTTGGAATATGATGTTGAACAACAATTTACAAATGCAAATGTTTCAAAATTATCAAAAATAAGTCAAAAATCTGATGGATCAATTTACTTTATAAATGATTCAAAATCAGTTATAGAAAATTTTATTTCTGACCAAAGGTTTAAATCAATTCAAAAAACACAGACTAAATATAATTCGCTTATAGATTGGAAATGGCTATTAGGTTTAATAGTTGTATCTTTGAGCATAGAATGGTTCATTCGAAAATATAAAGGATTAATTTAA
- a CDS encoding prohibitin family protein: MAQPQLQLPKGIIGIAAIAIIALIFLSKSTVTIGSGEAGVLYKTFGGGVVTDEPPLGEGFHIVAPWNKVYVYEVRKQELFEKMKVLSSNGLDIQLDASAWFKPRYNDLGKLHQEIGENYIQRIILPTIRSAARSVVGRYTPEQLYSSKRDAIQVEIYEETKKIIGNQYLELDEILIRDVTLPSTIKEAIERKLKQEQESLEYEFRLVTADKEAQKQRIEAQGKADANKILSASLTDKILQDKGIEATLKLAESPNSKVIVVGGGEDGLPLILGNN; the protein is encoded by the coding sequence ATGGCACAACCACAATTACAATTACCAAAAGGAATTATTGGTATCGCAGCAATCGCAATTATTGCTTTAATATTTTTATCAAAATCAACAGTCACGATTGGTTCAGGAGAAGCAGGGGTATTATATAAGACTTTTGGTGGAGGAGTTGTTACTGATGAGCCACCATTGGGCGAGGGCTTTCATATTGTAGCACCCTGGAATAAAGTATATGTTTATGAAGTAAGAAAGCAAGAATTATTTGAAAAGATGAAAGTACTTTCATCAAATGGATTAGATATACAATTAGATGCTTCTGCATGGTTCAAGCCACGTTATAATGATTTAGGGAAATTACATCAAGAAATTGGAGAAAACTATATTCAAAGAATTATTTTACCAACCATTAGATCAGCAGCAAGAAGTGTTGTAGGAAGATATACACCTGAACAATTATATTCTAGTAAACGTGATGCAATACAAGTAGAAATATATGAAGAAACTAAAAAAATTATAGGAAATCAATATTTAGAATTAGATGAAATATTAATTCGTGATGTTACTTTACCTTCAACAATTAAAGAAGCGATAGAACGTAAATTAAAACAAGAGCAAGAATCTTTAGAATATGAATTTAGATTGGTTACTGCTGATAAAGAAGCCCAAAAACAAAGAATAGAAGCACAAGGTAAAGCAGATGCCAATAAAATTTTAAGTGCATCATTAACTGATAAAATTTTACAAGACAAAGGTATTGAAGCAACTTTAAAGTTGGCAGAATCACCAAACTCTAAAGTAATTGTAGTTGGTGGAGGAGAAGATGGTCTACCATTAATTTTAGGGAATAACTAA